The sequence CCATCGCTAGATCTTAAGATCCTTGAGGGTACTAGGCTTGGGGAGCTCTATAGAATAGCAATTGAAGATCGATCTTTTATAAAGGCTCTAGATCATTTAAGGGGGAAAGGGTTTGCAAGCCTTGTTGAAAACTATAACATATTATCTAAATATATGGATCCGGGATCCGCGATCTCAATAGCATCTGATATAGGTGCTGCCAAAGACCTCTCAAATATCGTTAAATCAGAGCCTTCACTATCAAGGCTTATATGCCCAGAGATAGATTTCATACTAGTTCAAACCGCTATAAGAATTTCCAGAGGAAAGGCTAAAGAATATATAGGCCCAGCAGAGCTCTCCAATATAGCATGTCGCATAGATAGGGGGGAGATCGAAGATCTTTATAGCTATAGGGAGGAGGAGAATATCATGAATGTGTTGAGGAAAATATATGGAACACAGCTAGTTCAGAGAAGTCTTGAAGAAAGCCTTATAAATATTACCAGTCATGTAAGGAAGACCGTTAGAAGCTCTTTAGAGGCAGCATTTTCATCATACCCATTTGACCCCAGTGTCGTGTGGGCAGCCATCAGGGTAAGGGTTATGGATGTAGAGGATATAATAGCTATAATCAATGGGAAAAAAGCAGGGCTACCCATAGAGATAATCAGAAAAATAATATCCATAACAGTTTAGAACTTAGATCTAGAAGCTACTCTTTTCAATGATGAATGCATCCCCTATACATCATCTCCTCTTCTATTTATTACTTAAAATTCTTACCCCTCTAATATGGGATCCGCATTTTCACTAATAGAATTTAAAATAAATAATTGAAGTGGGTTTTGGAGAAAACTATATCAGGTTTAGCGTTTATTATGGTACTCCTAGTATTAGCACTAGGATCGCAATTGCTATACCATATATAGCAATTCCCTCGCCAAGTACGACTATTAGGAAAGATCTTCCGAAGACCTCAGGCTTTTCCGTGAATGCGCTTATTGCTGCAGCACCTGCTAGCCCCACAGCTATTCCAGCACCTATGCCAGCCAGTCCCAGGGCGAGCCCAGCACCTATGAATCTTCCCATTCTCTCCCCGAATTCCTTTGCATTGAATGCGGCCTGCTGTAGCTCAAGCTGTTGTAGGAGCATTGTTGTTTGTGAAGTCCCTATTTGGATTAAAAGTGCTAGTGCTATTGATATTGCTACTGCAAAAGCGATTCCAGAGCCATATATAATCCAGGCGCTCCTCAAAGACCCTTTAGCCATCAAGTCCCCGGTTTAAGTAGTTGCATAATTTGCTTTAAAGCTTTATCCTTGGTATAAAGGATCTCGTTTTTCCTTTTAGCGAGAATCTCCTCTATCATTCTATCTATTTCAGTCTCGATTTCTTTTCTCTTATTCTCAAGAATATTATTGAACATGCTCAATAGATCTTCAGCCACGTGCAGCTCCCCTCGCCACCAATTTCTTCTTCATAAGCTTTAACCTTATAAATTCCTCTCTCATTCTCTCCTCTAAGACACTCCTAATCCTCTTGATAGTATTTACGTAGTTAGGTATTATTAGATAGTCAATTGCATTTATAAGCTTCTGGGTTCTCCTCAGCTCCTCTATAAGTCTCTTTAATGTTGCCTCTGCCTCTGCGAGCTTCACAATCTCCTCTAATGCATCTCTAAGCAATTCTATCGATACATCGAGGCTATACGGAGTGGTTCCAGGGGGATATTCTGGCTTCTGTATGCTCTCCCTATCGATGGTCAGAACAGGTATCTTAATACCAAACGCTGCCCTCTCACCAACAATCACAGATGCTGCCTTCCTCGTTGAAGATTCGATGCTCCTCAAACCCACTAGGCCGGCTTGTGAAACGGCTATTGAGTATTTCTCATACGCCTTTTTAAGCTTCTCCCTAACCGAGTTCTGAAGCCTTGTGAACTCCTCAATAGCTATTCTGATGTTTAGGAGTAGCACCTCCCTCTTATCCTCTAAAACCCTCCTAATCCTCCTTATAGTCGCATAGCTTCTCCTCAGGTTTATCAGATTTATCTTTGTGGGGAGCACAGATCTGGGGTCTATAGCCATGCTATCCTACGCACCCTTAGCCCTTCTTCTCGGATGGTACTTCTCTATATATACATCCTTTATATTGGTTAGCTCGCTTTCAGGGAGTATGGAGAGTACCTCCCACCCTATGTCTAGGGTCTCTTCAATAGATCTGTTCTCGTAGAAGCCTTGAGATAGGAATCTCCTCTCAAAGGCATCTGCGAATCTCAGATACTTCCTATCGGTCTCGGAGAGGCTCTCCTCACCAACTATTATTGCTAGGCTCCTCAGCTCCTGGCCTCTGGAGTAGGATGCGTAGAGCTGGTTACTAACATCACCATGATCCTCTCTCGTCTTGCCAGGCCCTATACCCTCCTTCATAAGCCTTGAGAGGCTCATAAGAACATTTACAGGCGGATATATACCCCTGTTATATAGACCTCTATCAAGCACTATCTGCCCCTCAGTTATATATCCAGTTAGATCTGGTATGGGGTGTGTTATATCATCTGCAGGCATTGTTAGGATTGGCATCTGAGTAATAGATCCCTTCTTACCTATAGCCCTTCCAGCCCTCTCATATATAGATGCTAGGTCTGAGTACATATATCCAGGATACCCCTGTCTCCCTGGAACCTCTTCCCTCGCAGAGCTGATCTCTCTGAGGGCCTCGCAATAGCTGGTCATATCTGTTAGGATCACGAGGACATGCATATCCCTCTCGAATGCGAGATACTCGGCTAGGGTTAGAGCCATTCTAGGGGTTATAAGCCTAACCATTGCAGGCTCATCAGCTAGGTTTATAAACATAGCAACCCTCTTTATAGCCCCTGTCTCCTCGAAGAACTTTCTAAAGAATAGAGCCTCATCATATTTGATCCCCATAGCAGCGAATACAACAGCGAACTCCTCCCTCTCACCTCTCACCGTTGCCTGCCTCGCTATCTGTGCTGCGAGCATATTGTGGGGAAGCCCTCCACCGCTGAATATAGGTAGCTTCTGACCCCTTACAAGGGTGTTCATACCATCTATAGCGGAGATCCCTGTTTGTATAAAATCCTCTGGATACGCCCTCGAAGCAGGATTTATCGGGGAGCCATTTATATCCCTTCTCTCCTCGGCAAGCACAGGCGGACCTCCATCGAGCGGTCTTCCAAGCCCATCGAAGATCCTTCCGAGCATTGCTTCCGATACAGGTGCTTCCATGGTTTTTCCTAGGAACCTTACCTTAGTACCTCTAGTGCTAATCCCCGTAGTACCCTCGAAAACCTGTACTACAGCATATCCCATACCAACCTCTAGAACTCTTCCACTCCTCTTCTCACCATTTGGTAGCTCTACCTCAACAAGCTCGTCAAAGGCTACACCGCTTGCTTTTTCAACTATTATTAGAGGACCTCTAATCTCTTTTATAGTCTCATATTCTCTATATTGTGAGATCTGAATCCCCATCTAGATCACCCAGCTAAGCTTCCAAGCCTCTCCAAGATCTTCTTTTCTAGCTCCTCCAACTTATTAAGCTCCTCATTAGGTATTGTGAACCTAGCCTTTATAAGCTCTGTCACAAGATCCTGGGTCTTCTCCCTTATAGCTTTAACGCTAACACCTGAGTCGACAAGCTTTTTAGCACTTCTATAGAAGCTCACTATAGCCCTCATAAGCATTACCTGCTTCTGTGGAGATGCAAATGCATCTATCTTGTCATAGGCGTTCTGCTTTAAGAACCCCTCCCTAATTATCCTCGCCACATCCATGACAAGCTTATCAGGTTCAGCAAGGTTTTCAGGCCCTATCAGCCTCACTATCTCTCTAAGCTCGTTCTCCCTCTGCAGGATCGAGTATATCGTATCCCTTAGCTCTCTCCAGTCCTTCGCAATATTATTGATCCACCACTTGGTCACAGTATCTACATAGGCTGAGTAGCTTGTGATCCAGTTTATAGCAGGGTAGTGCCTTGAATAGGCTAGAGCAGTATCTAGAGCCCAGAAAACCCTTATAAACCTCCTAGTATGGGTGGTCACAGGCTCTGTGAAATCAGCCCCTGGAGGGGATACAGCGCCTACAAGGGTTACAGACCCTATTCTCTCAGGCCTTCCAAGGGCTATAACCCTTCCAGCCCTCTCATAGAACTCTGCAAGCCTACTCTGTAGATAGCTTGGATAGCCCTCCTCGGCAGGCATCTCCTCAAGCCTCCCAGCGATCTCTCTCAAAGCCTCGGCCCACCTGCTTGTGGAATCCGCTACTAGTAGAACATCATAGCCCATGTCTCGATAATACTCGGCCATGGTGACCCCGACATAGATGCTAGCCTCCCTAGCTGATACTGGCATGTTGCTTGTATTCGCTATCAATATTGTTCTCTCCATTAACGGCCTCCCACTCCACGGATCCTTATATGTTGGGAACTTCTCCAGAACCTCGGTCATCTCATTACCCCTCTCGCCACATCCTATGTATATCACAACTCTTGCATCGCTCCACATAGCNNNNNNNNNNNNNNNNNNNNNNNNNNNNNNNNNNNNNNNNNNNNNNNNNNNNNNNNNNNNNNNNNNNNNNNNNNNNNNNNNNNNNNNNNNNNNNNNNNNNNNNNNNNNNNNNNNNNNNNNNNNNNNNNNNNNNNNNNNNNNNNNNNNNNNNNNNNNNNNNNNNNNNNNNNNNNNNNNNNNNNNNNNNNNNNNNNNNNNNNNNNNNNNNNNNNNNNNNNNNNNNNNNNNNNNNNNNNNNNNNNNNNNNNNNNNNNNNNNNNNNNNNNNNNNNNNNNNNNNNNNNNNNNNNNNNNNNNNNNNNNNNNNNNNNNNNNNNNNNNNNNNNNNNNNNNNNNNNNNNNNNNNNNNNNNNNNNNNNNNNNNNNNNNNNNNNNNNNNNNNNNNNNNNNNNNNNNNNNNNNNNNNNNNNNNNNNNNNNNNNNNNNNNNNNNNNNNNNNNNNNNNNNNNNNNNNNNNNNNNNNNNNNNNNNNNNNNNNNNNNNNNNNNNNNNNNNNNNNNNNNNNNNNNNNNNNNNNNNNNNNNNNNNNNNNNNNNNNNNNNNNNNNNNNNNNNNNNNNNNNNNNNNNNNNNNNNNNNNNNNNNNNNNNNNNNNNNNNNNNNNNNNNNNNNNNNNNNNNNNNNNNNNNNNNNNNNNNNNNNNNNNNNNNNNNNNNNNNNNNNNNNNNNNNNNNNNNNNNNNNNNNNNNNNNNNNNNNNNNNNNNNNNNNNNNNNNNNNNNNNNNNNNNNNNNNNNNNNNNNNNNNNNNNNNNNNNNNNNNNNNNNNNNNNNNNNNNNNNNNNNNNNNNNNNNNNNNNNNNNNNNNNNNNNNNNNNNNNNNNNNNNNNNNNNNNNNNNNNNNNNNNCCTCTCCTCTCCTCCATAGGCTCACCCAAACAATATTCTCGATATCCTAACTTTAAGCTCGTATAAGCTTGTCTCTATCACATGGTCAAGTGTGTAGTTATATCTAATTGATCTGTCTCTTGAAAGGGCTATAAAGCCTCCACTGATTTTTGCCCCACCAGAGACTGATCTGACTCTATCACCTGCACCTATCTCCTCTATAACCTCCTTAACAAGGCTTAGAGATGAATCGTTTGTCTCTATATACACCTCGCCCTCTAATGCTAGAACAGCCTCTAATGATCTCCTTAGAAACTTCTTATATAACTCTCTATTATCTAAAAGCTCCTTGATAAATCTATTTCTAACATCATCAACAACCTTGTTGATCCATATCTCGCGTCTCTGCTCAGCTATCTTTTTTAACTCAACCTCTAATTTAGATCTTGAGCTTTCAATTGTTCCTCGATATTTCTTGATACCCTCATCTATCCTGGATCTTAGCTCAGAGGCCTTTTTATTTATGAGATCTTCTAGATCCCTTTTAACATTATTCCTTAGCTCCTCAAACATCTTTTCAAGCCTCTCTAGGATCTCTGAGCTTATTTCCTCAACGATCTTCTGAGGATCACCATAGATCCTATATATCTCCGACATATTCTCACCCAACCCCTAGGGCTTTTTTCAGGAGAGACGCTGCATCTATGGGCTTTACATCGCTCCACATACTCGGTATAACCGTTATCACAGGCGCCCCTGGAGACATAGAGATCCTATCTATAACGTCTTGCACCATATCAGCCACATCCTTTGTCACTATTATCAGAGCAATATCTCCCGACTTAGATAGGGTTCTCAACTGCTTCTCAGCATCATCTACATTTTCAACGACAAAGCCCTCCACCCCAAGCATGCCGAAGGCGTTTACAACGTATCTATCTCCGAGAACCACTATCCTACCCTTTTTCATGAGCTCCCCAGAGTAGTCTCCTCTCTAAATAAATAAGCTTGGTTTATACAGAATATGTGGGGTTTTAAGAGGTGTTATAGGTGCTCCTGCCGGAGAAGATGGCTAGGATCTCTCTGTTGGTTTCAAAAAGGGATCTAGACCTAGCTGTCTACTCACTTATGGAGACAGGCTCATTCCAGCCTGTATCAAGACTGGGAGAGGGGAGGGCTTCTGAGAGGGCAAGGCTAATGCTACCAGCTATTGGTGAGGGTATATCGAGGTTAGAGCAGTATATGGGGCTTGTAGGTGTTAGAATAGGTCAGCTCAGGCTTAGCCAAGACATGGTTTTAGAGGGGAGTGAGTGGTTTGAGATATCATCGAAGCTTCTCCAATCCCTCAGAGAGATTGATGAGAAGTTCGAGGATCTATATAGAAGGGCTAGAGATCTACAGGAGAAGATCAGCAGCCTTGAACCTATAGCCCAGGTTATGAGTGTTTTAAGCGATATAGATATTGATCTCGAAAGGGTTGTGAATGGTAGGGTGTTGAGGGCATATATCTTTATATCTCAAAACGAAAGGCTGGAGAGGATCTTAAGCGCTATAGAGAAGAGGGTAGGATCATTAATAGCTATATCGAGACCCCTTGATGAAAATAGCAGCGTGCTCTTGATAATAACCAAGAGAAGGGATGAGGAAATCAAAGAGATAGCTAGGCAGGAGAAGGCTAGAGAGATAGAGGTTCCAAAGGGCTACCCGCTAAATCCAAAGATGCTTTCAGAGCAGCTGAATAGAGAGCTCGAGGAATCCAGGTCTGAGCTAAACAGGGTTAGGGAAACAGCATCGAAGATCTATGAAGAGATATCGGATAAATTCCTAGAAACATATGCAGGGCTTGTCACAGCTAGAGAGGCTCTCTACCTACTGGCAAGGTCTAGGGATAAAGGTAGATATGCTCTTATAGAAGGCTATATTCCGAAGAGCTCTATAGAGGATTCTCTAAAGATCATCAGAAGTAGGCTTGGCGATAGAGCTATTGTTGAGGTTAAAGAGATCGGCAGGCTTGAGAGAAATCTGGATGAAGAGCCTCCTTCAAAATACTCTGTGCCGAAGAGGCTCCAGACATTTAAAATGATCTCAGAGCTATATGGCCCTCCAAGCTATAGAGAGGTTGTTCCTATCTATATAACAGCCATAACCTTCCCCCTCATATTCGGCCTCATGTTCCCAGATCTAGGGCATGGATTGGTTCTCCTAATAGCTGGGATTATATTTTATAAAATACTTGGTAGAGAAAATAGATCTTATAGGGAGTTGGGGGAGCTTGTGATATATGTCTCGCTAGCAGCCATAATAGCTGGAATCCTATCCGGAGAATTTTTCGGCCCAGCAACACCTGTTTCCAAATATATTGAGGAACATCTATATAGCGGGGCAACACCGCCTCTAGCGGTTCCAATAGGTAAAGAGGAGGGAGGCGCTGTTGGTGAGGCATTGATGCGCCTCATATTCCTATCCTTAAGAATCGGTGGGGCTACACTGGTGCTTTCAACATTGCTGGGGATGGTTAACTCATTATTAGAGAGGGATTTTGAAAAAATGGTGGCAAGGGATATCCCGAGATTCCTTTTATTCCTATCAGTTGCAGCACCTGTTTTTATATATCAAAGCATAGAGCTGGCCGGCCAGACATATGGATATCTAGCCTTTATAACACCATCGCCGGGGGGATTGGCGCCTGATGTTATCAAGGGGCTCCTATATCTAGGGCTTATATGGATCTTCCTTGGCGAGGTAGCTGTTGAATCTATGAAGCACGGGATATCATATGGGATCAAGAAGCTCGTAGATGGATTTATGGAGTTCTTCGACACAATAATAATATTAATAGGTAATACAATAAGCTATCTCAGGATCATGGGGATAGCGCTAGCACATATAGCAATAATAATCGCCTTCTACCAGCCTGTGAAGAGCATGATAGATGCTGGTGGCATCATATCCCTACCAGCCTGGATACTATATGCTGTAGGAAACTTACTAGATATAGGGCTGGAATCAATAGTAGCATTCGCCCACACACTCAGGCTACATCTCTATGAAATGTTCGGAAAATTCTATATGGGAGTAGGAAAGCCCTACGAACCCCTTAAACCACCAATGATAAAGGTGGAGATAAAGAAATAGGAGGGGCGGCGCGGATCCAAAGCCCCGCATCCTTGACCGCTAGACGACCCGGCTCCAATATATAGAAATATAGAGGAACCTTAAAACTTTAGAGGAAGGGATCCTCCTATAGTTACTAGCTCATCTCCATATAATACTTTACAACTAAAAGCCCCGCCCCTTTAAGGCAGAGAGGGGGTCAGTAACAAACCGAATATATTTATAATTATAATAATGTGTTTATGTATTTGGGGGATTAAGGTATATAGGCTGTCTTGACTTGTGTATCTATGAGACATAATAGTGAGGTATAGTGGAATGCCAGCAGATCCTAGATTCATTGTTGATACCATGTTGGGTAACCTAGCTAGGTGGCTTAGAATCCTGGGCTATGATGCAATATATAGCCCTACCATGGAGGATTGGGCTATATTGAGAATAGCTGAGAGAGATAAAAGGATAATTGTGACTAGGGATGTTGGGCTATATAGAAGGGCAATTAAAAAGGGTTTGGAAGCGGTATTGATAGACTCGATAAAAGTAGATGAGATGTTGAGAACGCTTGTTAAAAAATATGGTCTGAGAACTAGTTTTGATGAGAATGATACGAGATGTCCTAAATGCAATAATGTGCTTAGAAAAACCACATCGCTAATTGAGATTAGCAGTAAGGTTGATAAGGAGGTAGCACTCTCCTACAAGGTGTTCTGGATATGCAGCTCATGCGGTAAGGTTTATTGGAAGGGCAGGCATTGGAGAACCATAGAAGAAATATTATCGAGTATCTAATCTCCTCCCCATCCTAAGAATGGATCCTCATTTATAAGGGTAGATTGGAAGAGCGACCGCTAAATAGGAGATCTTCATATCTACTTCTTCGTTACCTGTGTGGCAGGCGTCTTACCAACTTCCGTAAACGGGATATAAGCGCCTCCTGCCCATGTATGGCCACATTTTGGGCATCTCCATATACCAACAGCTATTCTCTCCAAAACCGATTTCTTCCTACATCTTGGGCATTCATATTCCTGATATCTCTTCTCCATAACCTCTTTCCACCGCTTTCTAAGGCTAGAGCCATATCTAGCGCCAAACCTCCCAGCTATCCCAACAACCTTCTTCCTAGGCATTTGTGACCAATGCCTATATAGTTACAACCCTTATAGGCTTACAACTAGAAGCCTTGCTCCTCTAAGGTGAGAAGGAGGTCAGATCTATCCTTCTCCTTCTTCTAGAATGATCTTCTGTTCTTTAGAACACCTTCTAGCTCCTTTAACCTGCTTCACAATTATATTTATAGGGTAAAAGGGATCGTAGCTTTGTTGCTTCTCTAATTTTTATATGTTGAGAACTGAATATGGATTAGGAAATATATTGAGGGTGGGTATTGCATATAGCATTGGGGATCCTGCTGGGAGGGGTATAGCGAGGAGGATCATAGATAGGCGGAGGCTTATATGTGGAAAGTCTCTTGATCCTAGGGCTGATGATGTGTGCGAGGATCAGTATATTAGGTTGGTGGGCTTTTTAGATGATGTTATATATCTAGAATATCTAGATGATTTCTTCCATCAATATGATGCTGTGATTGTTTTATCAAGGCATAGAGCCTCTTCTGGGATACCGAGTCTGACTGTACATTATACAGGCAACCCCAGCTCTGAAGCCCTGTATGGGGGGAAGCCTAGGAAGCTTGCTATAAGCATGCCTAGCCTAGGCTCATCCCTTCTCTATACCATATACAGAGAAGCTAGATCCTCGGGGCTTGGATCTCTATTCAGCATTACATATGAGGCAACGCATCACGGACCTACAGAGAATAGACTCCCCATAGTATTTGTTGAAATAGGGTCTTCTGAGAAAGAGTGGATCCTCGGTGAGGCCCATGAGGCTTGGGCTAGAGCTATAGATGAGGCGATAGCATCTAGGATAGAGTGTTCATCAATAGGAATTGGGGTTGGGGGTAATCACTACCCCAGTAGATTCACAGGGTTAACAATAGAAAGGAGAATTTGTCTCGGTCATATAATACCTAGATATATATTGAAGGGGCTTAGCTATGAGGAAGTGATCGATATAGTTGGGCAGGCTATTAAAGCATCTAGCGAGAAGATCGAGACTGTATATATTGAGGAGAAGGCGGCTCAAGCAAATAAGCTAAAGGCTATAGAGAAGATAGCATCTGAGTTCTCCCTCAAAATAGAATATCTATAGCATCTCGGATGGCGCCCATGATAAAGATATATTTCTTAGGAACAGGTGCAGGTGCGCCAACCCCTAGTAGATGGGCATCATCGATACTAATCAGCGTTGGATCATCAAACTATCTCTTTGACTGCGGAGAGGGATGTCAGCTAAGGCTCTCAAGCCTAGGTATATCTCCGCTCAAAATCACATCGATCTTCATCACACACGAGCATGGAGACCATGTTCTCGGGGTTCCACCACTTATTGAGAGCATGTCCCATCATGGGAGGAAATCCCCTCTATATATTGTAACCCCCAACACTATTGCCAATATGATAGAGGGGGTGGTTAGAACAACGAGCAGGGGTATAGGTTTTGAAATAATCTATAGAAGCCCCGAAGAGGGGTATGAGGATAGCAATGTGGGTGTGAAGGGCTTTAGAACATGTCACTCTAGCGAGAGCTGGGGTTATAGGGTGGAGGTGAAGAAAAGGAAGCTGGTAATATGTTATTCAGGCGATACAAGCCCCTGTGAATCCCTTGCTAGGGAGTGTTATAGTGCATATATACTGATCCATGAGGCTACATTTACGTTGGAAAATGCTGCAGATGCGAAGGAATCGATGCATTCAACGGCGTATGATGCAGCTAAACTGGCACAGGCTATTAACGCGAGATATCTATATCTAACACATATAAGCTCGAGATATAAGGATCAACGTGTTGTCCTTGAAGAGGCACAATCAATCTTTAGAAATGTTAGAATAGCTGAAGATCTAATGGTTACATATATAATATAAAACTATTTCTATATATATAATGTGTTTACTATTAATAATCTAAACCAATATTAATAATCATGCTTATATATCCCTTAAAGCTATATGATAGGGTGATATTAGGTGGAGACCCTTGAAAGGGTGAGAATCACTGTTAGGGTAAATGGCAAGCTATATACCCATGAGGTGGAGCCCAGGCTCCTACTGGTTCACTATATAAGGGACTATCTAGGGCTCACAGGAACCCATATAGGGTGTGATACATCTAACTGTGGTGCGTGTACCGTTATACTAAATGGGAGGGCTGTTAAGTCATGCACATTATATGCCTTTATGGCTGATGGTGGAGAGATCCTAACTATAGAGGGGCTTGAGAAGGATGGCAAGCTCCACCCGATTCAAGAGGCTTTCTGGGAGAACCATGCCCTGCAATGCGGATTCTGCACCCCTGGTATGATAATGACCCTCTATGACTTCCTCCAGCGGAATCCAAAGCCTAATGAGGAGGAGGTTAGAAGGGCTATTGAGGGTAATCTATGCAGGTGCACTGGATATCAGAACATTGTTAAAGCTGCTCTCTGGGCTGCTGAGAGAATGCGCGGTGGGGGTGGGGGTAGGTGAGCATAATATATAAAGCTAGGCCAACACAGCATCTAGGCAAGCCTGTGAAGAGGAAGGAGGATCCTAAACTAATTACGGGTAGAGGCCTCTATGTTGATGATATAAAGCTTCCAGGCATGTTATATGCGGCTTTCCTTAGATCCCCATATGCACATGCAAAGATCAAGAGTATAGATGTTTCTAAAGCACTGAGAATCCCTGGAGTGGTTGCAGCATACACAGGCAAGGATTTCAGGGGCAAGATAGGGCCGATACCAACTGGGTGGCTACTAACCGGCGCAGATCTCAAGGTTCCGGAGTGGCCAGCAGTAGCATATGATAAGGTTAGATTTGCTGGGGAGATAGTTGCTGTAGTTGTTGCAAGCGATCCATATAGGGCTAGAGATGCTCTAGACGCTATAGAGGTTGACTATGAACCCCTACAAGCTGTTGTGAATGTAGAAGACGCTATAAAGCCAGGGGCTCCACAGCTGCATGAGGGTGTGCCCAACAATATAGCGTTTAGATGGAGACTCAAGGGTGGAGAGGATTTTGAGGATATAAGTAAGAAAGCCGATAAGGTGATCAAGCAGAGGATGGTTAACCAGAGGCTAATACCATCGGCTATGGAGCCTAGAGGGGCTGTAGCTGAATATAATAGATATACGGGGGAGCTAACCCTATGGGTTACCTCGCAGAACCCCCATGTTCATAGGCTGCTCCTCTCAGGAATTCTGGGGATACCCGAGAATAAGTTGAGGGTAATAGCACCAGATGTTGGTGGGGGGTTTGGAAGTAAGATACCTGTATATCCATTGGAGGCGATTGTAGCTAGATTAGCAATGGATCTTGGAAGACCTGTTAAGTATGTTGAGACTAGGAGGGAGAACTTCCTAGGAACAATACATGGTAGGGATCATGTGGAGTATGTGGAGGCAGCTATTAAAAATGACGGCACAGTCCTCGGGCTAAGGGTTAGAACCCTAGCCAATATGGGGGCATATCTAAGCACAGCAGCCCCAGGCGTCCCAACGATTCTCTTTGGAACTATGCTCTCAGGCCCATATAAGATAAGATCTGTCGATGTAGAGGTTACCGGGGTGTTTACAAATACCACGCCTGTTGATGCATATAGAGGTGCTGGGAGGCCCGAGGCAACATATATATTAGAGAGGGTCATGGATCTTGTTGCTAGAGAGCTTAACATGGATCCAGCTGATGTTAGGAGGAAGAACCTAATCCCAGAGGCGCCTTATACAGTGGTTACAGGCCTCACATACGATAGTGGAAAATATCTAGAGGTATTTGAAAGGGCTCTCAAGATAGCTGATTATGAGGGGTGGAGGAAGAGACAGATCGAGGCGAGGAAAGAGGGTAGGCTGATAGGGATTGGGATTGCAAGCTATATAGAGGTATGTGGGCTAGCCCCCTCAAGAATAGCTAGAGCCACAGGCTTTGGTCTAGGCCTGTGGGAGAGCGCTATAGTTAGGGTGCATCCAAGCGGTAAGGTCACAGTATATACTGGGACAAGCCCACATGGACAGGGAGAGGATGTTGCATTTGCACAGATTGTGGCAGAAGAGCTAGGGGTCTCCACAGAAGATGTCGAGGTGATCCATGGCGACACCGCTCTTGTACAGTTTGGTA is a genomic window of Sulfolobales archaeon containing:
- the cutA gene encoding glyceraldehyde dehydrogenase subunit alpha; translated protein: MSIIYKARPTQHLGKPVKRKEDPKLITGRGLYVDDIKLPGMLYAAFLRSPYAHAKIKSIDVSKALRIPGVVAAYTGKDFRGKIGPIPTGWLLTGADLKVPEWPAVAYDKVRFAGEIVAVVVASDPYRARDALDAIEVDYEPLQAVVNVEDAIKPGAPQLHEGVPNNIAFRWRLKGGEDFEDISKKADKVIKQRMVNQRLIPSAMEPRGAVAEYNRYTGELTLWVTSQNPHVHRLLLSGILGIPENKLRVIAPDVGGGFGSKIPVYPLEAIVARLAMDLGRPVKYVETRRENFLGTIHGRDHVEYVEAAIKNDGTVLGLRVRTLANMGAYLSTAAPGVPTILFGTMLSGPYKIRSVDVEVTGVFTNTTPVDAYRGAGRPEATYILERVMDLVARELNMDPADVRRKNLIPEAPYTVVTGLTYDSGKYLEVFERALKIADYEGWRKRQIEARKEGRLIGIGIASYIEVCGLAPSRIARATGFGLGLWESAIVRVHPSGKVTVYTGTSPHGQGEDVAFAQIVAEELGVSTEDVEVIHGDTALVQFGMGTYGSRTTPVGGGAIALAARRVREKARKIAAALLEAREEDVVFEAGRFYVKGAPEKAVTIQQVALAAYTAEKLPPGVEPGLEATVFYDPENFTFPYGTHVCVVEIDRETGGVKILRYVAVDDAGIIVNPMLAEGQVIGGALQGIAQALYEEAIYDSSGNLLTAGFNDYMIPTAREAPKIESYFYETPSPHNPLGVKGIGETSTIASTPAVVNAVLDALAHLGVRHIDMPLLPSKIYKVLKEKEVG